From Ictalurus punctatus breed USDA103 chromosome 2, Coco_2.0, whole genome shotgun sequence:
GGTAGAGGCTATGACTGTGTTCACAGGAGAGTCTGTAGTTCTGCCCTGCGTCTGCACTGACCTACAGGACAAACCAAAGTCTGTAAAATGGGAGTTTTCTTTACCAGCAACTGGAATCAGTCACTTTCAGGAAATTTACCCTGAACAGACTGGACGTCACAGAAACAGAGTCAAACTGGTCAGTAACAACGCTCCAGGAAACCGCTCTCTACTCATATCAGACCTGACTGAAGAGGACCAGGGAATCTACAGATGTTCTGTACAGGCTGATAGCAGAGATGTCAGATTATCTGTTAAAGGTACATGTTTTCATTAATGACAGTGAGCATGCTTTACTCCAGTGTCATGTGCCATATTACTAACAGTGATAAAAACAGTGATTAGTTTTAATAAGTTTTGTCTTTTCAGTAGGAAGAAGAGAAACTTCAACACACTCGAGGAAAACAGACACAACACCTCCATCAGAACCGCCTCAGAGTAAAACAACAAACTCTCCACCTGCATCATCCTCaacaacactggaacaagataaacagcaaacacacagcagcCTCCCTctaggtgccaaaacttttcatcagcaatgaaaatacacatctgtattattacatttatttattagtgcATACTGTTTTACATTCTCTTTGTTGGATACACAGaggcaggcacacacacacacacacacacacacacacacacacacacacacacacacacacacacacacacacacacacacacagacacacatgccaTGTGAATTGTATCACGTGTTACCTGAATTTAACCTACTATTTTTTCTTCCAGTTTAGACgatgaaaacagattttaagtttaactgAAATCCTAAAGTCATTAATCCAAACAGatatttttaataagtttttcttttctgtggGAACAGAAACTTCAACACGCTCGAGGAAAACAGACACAACACTTCCATCAGAACCGCCCCAGAGTAAAACAACAAACTCTTCACCTGCATCATCCTCaacaacactggaacaagataaacagcaaacacacagcagcCTCCCTctaggtgccaaaacttttcatcagcaatgaaaatacacatctgtattattacatttatttattagtgcATACTGTTTTACATTCTCTTTGTTGGATACACAGaggcaggcacacacacacacacacacacacacgcacacacacacacacacacacacacacacacacagacacacatgccaTGTGAATTGTATCACGTGTTACCTGAATTTAACCTACTATTTTTTCTTCCAGTTTAGACgatgaaaacagattttaagtttaactgAAATCCTAAAgtcattaatccaaacagttatttttaataagtttttcttttctgtggGAACAGAAACTTCAACACGCTCGAGGAAAACAGACACAACACTTCCATCAGAACAACCTCAGAGTAAAATAACAAACTCTTCACCTGCATCATCCTCaacaacactggaacaagataaacagcaaacacacagcagcCTCCCTctaggtgccaaaacttttcatCAGCAATGAAAAAACATAtctatattattacatttattaacatttttgttgtgttttattacacagttttTGGCATTCTGGGAGTTTTACTGCTGGTGATACCCGGAGTAGTGGCATTTATTTCTTGGAGACGCAAAGGTAcaacgcacgcacacacgcacacacacacgcacacacacgcacgcacacacacacgcacacacacacatgcacacacacacgcgcacacacacacacacacacacacacacacacacacaccaaattcTGAGATTGATGAACTGAAACCTGTAGAAGCagcagcacttctgtaagtgtcTCTGGATAAGGAAAATGAAATTGTGTAGTTTCCACTAGAGGTGTGATTTCTGAGGTCTTTTCTCTTTAGGAGGAAGATGTGGAGAGACGGTGATTACTGAAGGACGTCCGGACTGTAAGAGAAAGCAGAAGGATCAGGTTAGTGTACATGTAGTTACAGTCATCTTTAAAGTCTTTGAGTCCTACTGTATTCCTAATTTAATCTCCAGTCAGTTCTGCATGACTTCTACAATAACAGTTATAGCAGATTTAGTTGTATTTGTGATACtctgcaggtaacacacatgaACCACACATGCTTTCACTGAACAGtgaattataggaaaatatcttcTATTAGACTTTTGTGTCGTCTTTACCGAATTTTACTTGCCTCCTGGAGTCCACTGTAAAAACCACATAATTTATATATCTGTCTTTCCACAGACTGAACCTGATGTTACTTACTCTACTGTAACCCACATGAACACAACCGGAGCAGCACGGGTCCAGATCAACACTGGAGACAAAACTGAATATGCCAGCATTTTAACAATCTAATCCACAGTAAATATCTAGAATAATACTGAATACATGCAGTATATTaaatacacaccaatggtaaGCACAGGATTCACAATATTGGCtttgtttatttcactgtgactttgtttttatttgaccaTAAATAGCAGATTTAATCATATTTGTGTGCTGATGGATAATCCTGCAAATtctatttttaatgtttgtgtcatttattatcatttattttgtgtcatttgttttttttatttacatttatggcatttagcagacgcccttatccagagcgacttacatttatctcatttatacaactgagcagtttgagggttaagggcctcgcccAAGAGTCCACcaatggtagcttggcagtgctatgccttgaactcctgaccttctgatcagcaacCCAGAGACTTTAACCACTGAGACACCACTTATATGTTCTAGAAATCTTTTGTCATCACCCTGTTTTGCGTAAGATGACTGCTGTTCTTGCTTGTGACTGTCGTGGGAAAGTCTGTCTGGACTGAATGTGTGTTTCTAAACTAGTTGTGGTGAAATTGTTGTGAAAACGGTCCTTATAGCATGTTAAATGGTGCATGATAGTGTGCTTGTTGAGTGTGGAGTATCACACAGTATTCTCTGTGCATTGCACAACTTTCATTAACTTTGAGAAAGAGGAAGTAGCCATTTTCCCATCAGTGCCTACTGCCCTGGTCACAGTCTTGCGGTACCTCTGACATGCTGAGTGTCTCACAGTGGCTCTGAAGTACTATGAGAATGGTAGTTATGAACCCAACTGTGGTTTTATAAACTGCTAATACTTGTCAGAGGCGTGTGTATGACCTTGCAACAAAGTCATAAAGTGACATGATTGTAATATAGCATCCTGCAGAATCTTGTAAAGAGGGACCGTAGCACATGTGAGGAGGGTAACTGCTGTTACCCCTACTGTCAGTACTGCTGTTACCCCTGCTGTTACCCCTGCTGTAATAATGTCTGCCACTTGTCAGAATGGCAGTGAACCAGCCTCATGCTGATGAATTGTGCAGCTTGTTCCACTGTGAGACCAAGTGCTGGAAATGGACATTGCGCATAAACCGCTGACATGAACCAATCCTGTGGTTGTACGGCATAGATTACATCTGACACCCTTAGCATTCAGTGTTTTAGTATGTGCAGATCTCACTTTGCCTGGAACATAAGCTCCTCTTTTCcataaagagaagaagagactATGGCTTATATACAGCATGGTgcaataattaatttattaattcatcttcagtaactgttttatcctaGTCAGTGTTGTCATGGATCCGGGCTATATCCCAGCAACACTGGGCACATGGTGGGAGAATTCAGATGAGATGCCAGTCTATCTCAGGGCACCATTCACACCTGGGGGCAATCTAACATAGTAAACCTGCATGTTTTgagacagtgggaggaaaccgcaAACACAACCACAAGGAGGACATGCAAACCTCTGCACAGACATTAACATGATTTCATTTTCACCTTTTAATGATCTGTAAAGATCTTGTTGATTTCACAATCATGTCTacactctttttttattttctgtttgtcATATTCTAAGTCTTCCAGGCATCTCACCAggtctaaacatttttttatgttttctttacaTTAAGTTTCTCGCTCTTCTTGGTTTTGCTTGTGCACACACttcttaaataatataatattctcATAATTTGAAAATATATTAGAAATTTTACttgaaatatttgttaaattcCTGTAGCTTGTTTGTAGCTTATATATTTTCATACTATTTGCAGTgatgaaaataaattttaaaaaatgacagtgGAGCATGATATTTGAAAGTTTTATTGCAGCACAATCACATCCCTAATATTTtcacataaataaacacatttgaaGCACAGAATTTTATCAGAATCACAACGGATTAAAATTATGAAACAAACAGCGTCGAATTTCTGGCTGCAATAATTACTGTACACCACCAGATGTCGCTGCGGTCTGAGTTTTCAACGCTCCAAAGCTTCAGCTCAATCGGAAAGAAGCCTCAACAAGCTTTTTTTAGCATTGTTATTAAAACATGGGAAAATTTAGATTGAAATGTAATTTCTTTAAAGATTTGAAAATAATAAGCAATTATTTAAAACTCATTTGTTAGAAGAGGAGGACTTTATGAAAGACATTTTCTGCTTGCTGTAAATAAAGGATCAAAATTGCTCTTATAACAAACTAGGCTGGATAACATTAATATGAGAAAAGCTGGGAgagaaaactattttttttgaTTCAATCAAACTTTTTATCCCTCAGACACATTTACAATTTAGAGATAAATGTGAAGCAGATTTTACCATTAAAGAATTGAACCAGCAGTTAACTGCCTTTGATCAACTGATAAATCTCTTGGCCTTGAAAGACAATCTGCCAACTTTTACAGATATTTCTGGAGCTCCTTATGAGAACTTTAATATGAGAACACTTTTTAAGccaggaaaaaaatgaaacttatTGGAAAAAAATCACCCTATAACTCTGTTAAACACAGACTATAAAATGTAGACTCATATCTGTGCTTCTCATTTAAAGAAAAAGGTCTGACACAGGTAATCAGTGAGACACAATCTGGCTTTATGAGACAAACATCAATACATAATAATATCCGTTTAGTACAAGATCTTCCTGATGATAGTGGTGAGTTTGTAGACGATGGGTTTGTTCTGTTTCTTGACTTTCATGAAGCTCCTGATACAACAGAGCATCGGTTTATGGTTACAGCGTTTACGCTAGATTATTGAAActttatattataatacaaaTGGTTGCATTTTCTTGATTACAAGGATCCTCACATCTTTTGAAATCAGTGGAGGTATTAAACAATGCTGCCCAGTATAGTTAAAGCCATTCCACTAGTACTTTTAATAATGGTGAAAAATGTTCAATTCTACAACTGCCTTAACATTACACTTGTCATACATGgatgtgaaattctggaaacATCGTCTCAAACAGGTCATTAAAGAAGTATGTTTGGTGAAGTTTTGCATCCTGTATCAGGTAAAAGAAACTTAATTTTGGATTTATTTCTTGAAATTGAATGTAGGAAGTGTCAGACAGAGTACACTGGCTTTCCTGTTCctgcaaatgtttttaaaaaatcattttaaagtctTAAATAATGTGTATCTTAGTTAAGAAAGATGTTTAATTTCGACAGTAACAGCTGCATCTTTTGTGACGAGCATATAGAAACATCTGACCATCTATTCTCTGGGTGTAGTTTTGTTAAAACATTTCGGGAGGACATACCGTATCTAAACGCCTagacacaaaacacatcaaataaataagacaaaatcaTACTGTATTTGGTATTTTAATGGAAGACAAAAAAAGTCGAACTTCTTTTTAACAATTTATTGCTTTGGGGAAAGTTTTTGTACACAAGTTTAAATATATGAAGTCCTGGTTTACATCTTTCAAaaaagaattatttatttacttagaatcactcaaaataatgaaaaagaaaaaaatgttagaTCCTTGTTTcatgagtaataataataacaataataataataataataataataataataataataataataataataataataataattattattattattattaataataataataataataataataataataataataatatttagaaGACCCCTATGGTTAAGGGAAGGAAAAAggtcttctttctcttctttcttggTGCTATGGTGCCTGGTTCATGGACTTTACACTCTTTGTTGTGAGGATGTTTTGCAAtgttgtgtgaaaatgtttcatcttcattaattaaaataataaataaataaacataataaaatttaTTGAAATTGGTAATTCCTGACTGTATGGAGTgatgcagggatgacgtcattttgtaatgccgaaacccggaaacgagttagcattttagtacttccggttccatcgtcccgaagtcagtttttttgaatgggatttttgttaaaagcctgaaataaggtctgtggtgaacacaagctcagaaTATTCTACCACATAAAATACGCCAGTAATACCCTactcgtgattttttttaaagcttttatgtgtatttgaaaaaggcggttgctaaatgggactacagacgttgttggggacattaaacgtcatcacgccgaacaggaaaaactttgcagataaactggttcaggttttTTGTGCacaattcaaaaaaaaaaatatggggaTGAAGATTCACCCATagagtaaatctgtattatggaaaatgtttttaaatcaagtttggaaaagttgtcggaagctgGGGTGAGCTTGAGCGTGTGAACTGGGAGTTGGAGTCCATGGTAGCCATATTTGTAGTCGATGGTAGCCATATTTGTTGTCGgaggtgcatgctgggaaatggagtcagaTGCCAAATTCTGTGTTGACATGGCAGACACATCATCCTCTTTTGTGTAAGAAGACTGCTATACATGATCTTGTTTGGGACTTTTGTGGTGAAATTTGAAGTCTCCTGTCTTCATGTAAAAAACaaagtgtgaatgggtgtgtaaagACCTTCCTGTTCACCAAGGACTTAAATTAGTCAGTACTTCATCCTGAACTAACCTCTCAACACTGTGTTTAGACTGATGGTACTCTTAGTCCCTgtcctagtgaactagcatgaggatgtgttttctGAGAGAGACTTCGGAGCACTTCTGTAACacactctggataagagcatctgccaaatgccgtaaatgtaaatgttaatgttaatcttTTTGTGCACACGTTTTTCAGTCTGCTTGATCGATATCTTACATGCATACGTgtgtctatatacagtatgtgtagtgaatatatatactttttgtcaCATTCTTGGAATGACCATGGTTTCATGATGCGATTTTGAATATTCTCTCTgaaatttgtgtatttttgattTACTGGAGTATATTCCAGTGTTTCTGAATAATTCCTGTTACATATACTGTAGTAGCTTCTATACAATCGTAATGTAacatatgtttatataaaaataaattcagtgaTGTATCTGGTAATGCACTGTAATTTAAGTAAAAATTTAAGTGAACCTTACAATTGAAGTACAGTTGACATGAGCACTAAGTTAATTGAACATAAATATACACGTTTTGGGAGACCCCATTACTCGATTAAGGGTGTACTCACACTAGACGATCAGTACCACGCCTGAGCACGTTTGACCCCCAAAGTCCAGTTTGGTGGTGATCGCTCCATACCATGCCCAGGCCCGCTTGAAGAGTTGGACTCACACACGGTACACATCTAGTGTGATCGCTAACCGTGGCCGAGCACGAAACTCGAAACATGATGTCAATGATGCGACTGTCAGCTTCCTCTGTAAAGATCTTCTAATATGTGCCGGCCACTGCGCTGCATAATGCTGCCTTCACACATACATCAATTTTATCACTGCAACTCACCAGtcactgtactatgaagtcgcaGTTAGGCGTCCTTattactggttgccatagtaacatgggtGGTACAActaacattccacttttgacaacaaacaagttttcttgctgctaaaataaaacattttggagaGAGAggatataaaattcaccagtgtagaTATGCATAATATCttacgagatgaaggagaagcagtgtgtgctcagCCGTCTAACTGCGGCAAAAGCACAAgcgccaattagcttagcttatggccttagtgcgtttaaagcaaaataatagtaatgaaACACTCTCACTGTTTGTTGCAATTGAGCAAAACCCGGGTGTAGCTCCTATCTCTGTAAGTGAGTGTCACCATCAGGTTGTCATTCACTATATGTTCGATGGTGACCGGGAGCTGGACTGCAGCTATTTGGCTGTAGCCTCCGTgttttctgggtgaagtgtctggcTTGATTAGATGTGAAGCCCGCTATGTAGTATGGCGTGTGTCGAAGTGCCGCTTTATATTTGACCGTTTCATCGATGCAATTTTATCATTGCATATTAGACACACTGCAGAACCTGCTCTCTCCACAAAGGCGAATTCCTCTGTCCATTCCTGCTGAAAAGTACGGTGGAAAGTACGGTGAAAAGTGGTTCTCATCCTATTTATATAGGAGAACCTTTGCTGTGGAATTAGTGAGCTCTATTTCCTGCTCTCAGCCTATCTCATCTGGGGTTCCTCGAGGTTCTTGTCTTGGCCCTGTGATGTTTTCTCTATATATGCTCCCTTTGGGATTAAACTCTCAGTGTAGCATATCATTGTTATGTAGACCATACCCAGTTGTATCTGCCTCTGAAATGTAATGATAACTCCAaactgtcatgtatcaggaaattctggactccagttcccatcagccactgcactacatgtacttgaccacctgcacctgattcacgtttctgttaatgagcattcttgtatatatagccactgtctgcactgtttctctgtctttcgttgtcttagacttccGTGTTCCATGTCGCTgcattttgtttcatgccatagtggtttgcctagttgtcttagtgtctttgttttgttgtgtatttgtttaataaacattcttatctgcgattgcttccgaaccCATCCTTGATTCGTGACACAAACTTGCATCTCTGCTTGATTATTTGGATGAAATAAAGGTGTGGATAGCATCCAGTGTGTTGCCGCTTAATGAGTCAAAATCTGAAATGGTGTTTTTTGGTCCATCAAAGTTAGCCAAACAGCTTTCTCTACATCTGGGCCCTTTATTCACCAATGTTAGGAATGTTAGGTGAGGAACCCTGGTGTGATTTTTGATTCTGAgctgaaatgtgaaaaacaaataaattttcCAAGAATCCTTTCTCATAGTATGAATTTCTTCCTTGGTTCCTTTGATTTTCTGTACGCACTTGTCTTTCCCCTGATTGGTTCTCATATGTAAGTTCTGTGTTTTCCCTCCTTATTAGAATTTGTTTCTGAGTAGTTATTATCTGATGTATTTTGCATGCTAGATTCTTGTTTTGTCCCCTTTCTAATTttcgttttttttgtgtttttttttaaatcttgtgaACAAACCTAACGACCCCAATGAACCTAATTATCTGTAGACCCGCTGTAGTAGCATCTTTATAGCACAAGATGTCGCTATTTAGCCGCTTAGCCATAGCTCACTTCCGTCCACTGGTGTGTGGGACTCGGTCCATCAGGTTTCCTAGGGGTCATCTAACAATCTTTACTTGAGCTCATAAAGTATAGAAACATTAATGCGAGGAGAAACTTTACACATTCAAAACACTTAGATTAATTTACaatgcattcatttgtttatttaggtAAAATTTCATCTAAAGAAAAGGCTACAAGCAAGCATTAAGAAAATGATGCCTAAGAAAGATAACAATGCTGATACTatgaagtaaaataaaaccaccacatgaGGTAAAATatctcaattttattttatttttttagaataaatattaatactgcatataaaaagtaaattgagtcatggaaagagtgatgaaatcactcttcaaaaataaaaaatgagacagCGGTTGTGGTTTCCTGATAATCACACTATATAACAGAGAGACACTCAGGCAGTgtgacagtgagtgtgtgttgtcaCTTTGAgggactggtgtgtgtgcagaagaatCAGTAATGATGAAGTGCTTGTATCTTTTGTCTGTTGTGTTTCACGTCGCTGCAGGTGAGTgaagttattttctattttctgttacagaaaggagagagaatattagCCATTTCTTAGTTCAGCTGCTTTGTGTTTAGTTCATGTGGTTTCTGTCCAGACTGGGTTTACAGTAGGCCGTAGTTCAGCCCTGTTCCTGAACAACCAAATTGTCCAAAGACAGCAATAATCTTTATACACAAGGTAAACATACACGTCATGTCTTGTGTTATAATCTCCTTATTTAGACCTGTTCAGCTTTGATCATGTggattttttcttcctgattaaCTTCTGTCTAAAATGTACTGATGAAGAGAGGTGGGTGAATGAATAAGGAGGAATCtacagtgagattattttacagtcctataatacttacagtgtatgtttttacacatttactgaattacatctcacaatctctgtcttagtgaatatatctataataactcatataaagtgcaatagaaaagttattttcctgtaacctgTACGTCACTTCTTCATCCTGGTCTTAGCTGTAAATAGATGCGTGTGActttcacacctttttctgctgtccctctgtcagtgaccatcttcacttcctgcatcatgccgtatgtatgtatgtatgtatgtatatatataaaacgagcgagagagagatgtttttttttttcaaattagtTGCATGCCTTTATCAATActgtgttcacattttcaaaact
This genomic window contains:
- the LOC128634939 gene encoding junctional adhesion molecule-like produces the protein MMNCLYLLSVVFHVAAGCSLSADNPTEITGHTGGSVLFPCSCSDLNTKPQRFTWRTIRTGRLTEVLNDEHYRDRLQLFNHSSPANLSLFISDLREGDEGIYRCRTEKEHRDIRLNVKGCELVKKTGVEAMTVFTGESVVLPCVCTDLQDKPKSVKWEFSLPATGISHFQEIYPEQTGRHRNRVKLVSNNAPGNRSLLISDLTEEDQGIYRCSVQADSRDVRLSVKETSTRSRKTDTTLPSEQPQSKITNSSPASSSTTLEQDKQQTHSSLPLVFGILGVLLLVIPGVVAFISWRRKGGRCGETVITEGRPDCKRKQKDQTEPDVTYSTVTHMNTTGAARVQINTGDKTEYASILTI